The genome window ATCAGGAGAATGGGCAATTGCGCGACAGCTACCGAGGTCAAGCCGCCATTCAAGTGGCACTTTCGATGCTTCTATGAATGACCGAAGATGGCCGATTGTGTCGAAAAACCCCAATTTGCTTGGTTTAGGGCGGTAAAATAGGCCTATCAACATAACCGGGACTAGCGGCTATGATGGGTCAACTCAATCAACTCACCCAACTCCAGATCGCGCTTGGCAAGTACTTTGGCCAACCGCCAGCGCCGCAAGCCCGCCAACGATGCCCCGCGGGAGGTCATCGGCAAGGCTTGGCAGCGCTACGGCGTGCGCAAGACGATAGCTAGATATCCGAGCTTACACGTTCTGCGTGCTCGATCAGCTGGCAATCGCTCTTCGCCGCCGCGACGTGTTTACCCGACCGAACTGGCGTTATGCCGATCCACGGGCCAATCTCCTTGTCCATCTGGGCCTGCGGAAGCGGACTGCGGCTGGGCCTTACTGGACGACCCAATTCTGGACGGTGTTGCAGGTTTTGATCACCGCCTGAAACTCATTGAACCCGAAGCGGTTGACGGTTTTGAGATCGAGGCATTTGCCGCTGCGCAGATTGAAAATCGTGCCAGTACCTGTGTAAATCCACTGCTGTGCGCCCGTCCCGTTGCATTCGAAGATTTGGACTGGCGTTCCGTCCGCTGTTCCGCCCCCCCTAACATCGAGGCACTTCCGGTGCACCCCGTCGTCCCCCGTGGACGTGCCGAGTCCCTGGATTTCAAAGACGTCCCAATTCCACGCCTGGCTAAAGTTAGGGAGACAGGGACGGCCAAATACTACCGTGCCGTTGGATGAGTTATCCGCACTGAGACAGACATATGCCGATGGGAAATTCCGGGAACTGATGAAGTGATTGCCATTCACCAACGCAGCGGCATGAGCGCTTGAAAACCCAAGCGCCATGACAAGAGCCATCACCAGAAAGCTGCGGGGCAGATTATGAAAATAGGTGGTCATTTTAGTCTCCTTTTCAAAGAGCGATGCTCAGGATCGGATTGCCCAAAACTGGCCTGGATTGCCAGAATCGCAGGTTTGGAGCGTCACCTGCGTGTCCGAGATTCCGTTGTGGGTGAGACACAGGCCGTTCAACGTGCTGTGGATCTGGCCGCCGGAGTAATTCCAATTCTGGAGTCTACGGATTTGCAAAACCCTTTGGCATTCCACCAACAAGACTGGTGTTCCCTCTGCCCCCGAAAAAATGGTGAGGCACTTACTGTGGCTCGGCTGTCCGGGGTCCCCGGTTTCGCCAGTTCCAATGCCCATTATCGACGACCCGGCCAACCGCCACTGCTGTTCAAAGAGACCGAAGCACTGGCGGGCCACGATCGGGTTACGATCCTGGGTGGAACCGGATTGATCGTCGAGGCACCACCCAAAGTGATTGACGATGCTAGCAGCATGCGCGTTTGACGGACCAAGAAAGGGCGCCGCAAGTGCGCCGCATAGTAGGTAAGCATGGAAAATTTTTGCCATTTTCATATCTCCTCTGTACTCGTGGTTGAGTATCCATTGTGGGGTGTACGCCAAAACCCCAGAAAACGCGGTGAAGCACGTCTTCGCCAATTTCTGGCCAAAGACGTTCCCATAATTGGCCAGATCATCCGGCCTGAGCAGTTCCCGGCGGAGGCACTTCATCAATCTTCCGACATTAACCATTTCCATCCACGGGGCAGTGTTTGAGAGCCGCCCTACTCGACAGGTGTGTAGAAGACGTGGTCCGCCGTGTAAGGCACCAGTGCCTTCTTGCCGACGTCCGTGACAACAGCTCAGCCGGTCGAGGGCGCAACTCCGCCGGAAGTGTTGATCCGCTGAATGAAGGTGGTCGGCGTCAGCTTGCTGCCGCCGGCCGTATCGTCCTGGGCGCCGACGATCCGGACCAGGAGCCAGGGAACCGCGTTCGTCTCGACGAAATCAGGGTCGGCGAGGCTCGACTGCGGCAGCAAGACCGAGCCGGCCATTGCGGCGGCGAAGGCGGCGGGCAGGATGCGAGGCAGGGGCCGACTCGCGGGTGTGTTGCAGTTTTTCATGACGTTCTCCTTTCGCGCCTGGGGCGCGGCTCATGGGACTGCCATTGCTAACCTTCAACTTTCGCAACTTCCATTTGAAGGATTACGGCAGTCCGGTTGTTGACCGAGTGCATCTTGCACGCGAACAGGCTAGCAACAGCGCAATTCGAATGCAGTCAACGTACCGTGGAATTTCCGTTCAATTTGCGTAGAATCCCAGCAATCAAGGCCATTTTCGGCATGATGAAGGCCATGGAACGCGAGCGCGACCTGATATTTCCCCCGTTTCGACTGGATCTGCTGAACGAGCGGCTTTGGTGCGGCGAACAGCCAATATCGCTGCGGCCGAAGGCGCTGGCCGTGTTGCGGTATCTGGCAGAACACCCGCAGCGCCTGGTCACCCAGGAAGAGTTGCTCCAGGCGGTCTGGCATCAGCCTTATGTAAGCGATGGGCTGTTGCGGGGCTATATTGGCGAACTGCGCGGGGTGCTCGGGGATGATGCGAAGGCGCCGCGTTTCATTGAGACGGCCGCCCGGCGGGGGTATCGGTTCATCGCAGCGGTAGCCCCCTTCAAGCGTTCGGCCCCCGAGTGGATGCCGACGGAGGAAATGCAGAAAGGCGATGGCGGCCTGGTCGGGCGGGAAGTGCCGCTTCAGGCGCTGTATCGGCACTGGGCGCGCGCGGCCCAAGGC of Methyloterricola oryzae contains these proteins:
- a CDS encoding ricin-type beta-trefoil lectin domain protein; translation: MTTYFHNLPRSFLVMALVMALGFSSAHAAALVNGNHFISSRNFPSAYVCLSADNSSNGTVVFGRPCLPNFSQAWNWDVFEIQGLGTSTGDDGVHRKCLDVRGGGTADGTPVQIFECNGTGAQQWIYTGTGTIFNLRSGKCLDLKTVNRFGFNEFQAVIKTCNTVQNWVVQ
- a CDS encoding RICIN domain-containing protein, with the translated sequence MKCLRRELLRPDDLANYGNVFGQKLAKTCFTAFSGVLAYTPQWILNHEYRGDMKMAKIFHAYLLCGALAAPFLGPSNAHAASIVNHFGWCLDDQSGSTQDRNPIVARQCFGLFEQQWRLAGSSIMGIGTGETGDPGQPSHSKCLTIFSGAEGTPVLLVECQRVLQIRRLQNWNYSGGQIHSTLNGLCLTHNGISDTQVTLQTCDSGNPGQFWAIRS